Proteins from a genomic interval of Sulfurimonas sp. HSL3-2:
- the zapB gene encoding cell division protein ZapB, producing MEEVSMLDKLDSKVSEMIHQYHNLKGENEMLRNELMTLKAEREIKDQEIERLAQENANKDMEIEEIVNKIESILS from the coding sequence ATGGAAGAAGTATCGATGTTAGATAAGTTGGATTCAAAGGTTTCTGAGATGATACATCAGTATCACAATTTAAAAGGTGAGAACGAGATGTTGAGAAATGAGTTGATGACGTTAAAAGCTGAGCGTGAGATAAAAGATCAAGAGATAGAGAGACTTGCTCAGGAAAATGCTAATAAAGATATGGAAATAGAAGAGATCGTAAATAAAATCGAAAGTATATTAAGTTAA
- a CDS encoding HD domain-containing phosphohydrolase, which produces MKIIEITEDFADESYSLFDASGLQVGDTVSDDIYIKRSDKYIIIIEAGTVLTQKLYTALQTHSTLYVLNKAKKHTHISDNIKKVNCKTLLIRIKRDKKDSAKTLQLLYDAVQKLFADYLDNKDNKIDQLCTVSIIESIIFLFRNNNSYLKNIMPMMHNDHKLPVHSLNVTVYALHLGYILNLNDEQLLKLGQAALLHDIGKKRVTYIIDKSSELNKEELEQIYKRVEHSLQILRENNINDTLIIDAVKHHQERFDGSGYPNGLKQYEISDFGAIIAICDVFDALTTDRPYRKRYGTFEALKIMMQDPSMKNKFNNDYLKRGLISIT; this is translated from the coding sequence ATGAAAATAATCGAGATCACCGAAGATTTTGCCGATGAATCATATAGTCTGTTCGATGCAAGCGGTTTGCAGGTTGGCGACACGGTTTCTGATGACATATATATAAAAAGATCCGACAAATATATCATAATCATAGAAGCCGGAACTGTTCTTACTCAAAAACTATATACGGCTTTACAGACACACAGCACCTTATACGTATTGAATAAAGCCAAAAAACATACACATATTAGCGATAATATAAAAAAGGTCAATTGCAAGACACTGCTTATCCGTATTAAACGTGATAAAAAAGACTCTGCTAAAACACTTCAGCTCCTTTATGATGCAGTGCAGAAGCTTTTTGCCGACTATTTAGATAACAAAGACAATAAAATAGATCAATTATGTACCGTATCTATCATAGAATCGATCATTTTTTTATTCAGAAACAATAACAGTTACTTAAAAAATATTATGCCTATGATGCATAATGACCATAAACTTCCCGTACACTCACTCAATGTCACGGTGTATGCTCTTCATCTTGGATATATCCTCAACTTAAATGATGAGCAACTTTTAAAACTGGGGCAAGCGGCACTTCTACATGATATTGGGAAAAAACGCGTTACTTATATTATCGATAAAAGCTCTGAACTTAATAAAGAGGAGTTGGAACAGATATATAAACGCGTCGAGCATAGTCTGCAGATTTTAAGAGAAAACAATATCAATGACACTTTGATAATAGATGCTGTTAAACATCATCAAGAGAGATTTGACGGAAGCGGATACCCAAATGGCTTGAAACAATATGAAATCAGCGATTTCGGTGCAATTATAGCTATCTGCGATGTGTTTGATGCATTAACGACGGATAGACCTTATAGAAAGAGATACGGTACATTTGAAGCGCTCAAGATCATGATGCAGGATCCATCCATGAAAAATAAATTCAATAACGATTATCTCAAACGAGGATTGATCTCTATCACATAA
- a CDS encoding Na+/H+ antiporter has product MNLRYNYQQRKKEFIIHSSIEIEIILLFMAIVSVAMGVRHYSKLPYTIALIFAGIILSFFDIFPDIHLTPELIFHVLLPPLLFEAAFNLNANELKENVKPILIYAVFGVIVAVFVTGFLLQGTFSLFSTDGVMPLMACLLFGAVISSTDPISVLAIFKQLGVPKRLSSIIEGESLLNDGVSVVVYGIILSAIVSHSHFSFIYGLKEFIEVAFGGALIGTILGLTFSRITALIDDHLIEITLTTILTYLSYITAEYFHASGVISVIAAGLMVGTYGTKIGMSPTTRVSVKDFWDYIAFVINSVVFFIIGLEVGIVNIFTNFHYIIIAILSVLIGRTVSILVLTQIVNRIDKKIDFKWQTVFVWGGVRGALAMALALAIPKDYEFRDIILIMTFGVVGFSLIVQGLSIGKLLNILHIGGRDKNLEEYELEKGRLIAINGAAQELESMYKDALISTHVYQLLSDHNTKDIEKAKEIIEELAKDPNVKNYEFKTSLKRLLLKQKDSIQESMKHGIISIQVGERLINTINQEILYLD; this is encoded by the coding sequence TTGAATTTAAGATATAATTATCAACAACGCAAGAAGGAGTTTATCATACACTCTTCAATTGAAATAGAGATAATATTACTCTTTATGGCCATAGTGTCCGTTGCTATGGGAGTCAGACACTACAGCAAACTGCCATACACGATAGCGTTGATATTTGCCGGGATCATTTTAAGCTTTTTTGATATTTTTCCCGATATCCATTTAACGCCTGAACTTATCTTCCATGTTCTTCTTCCTCCACTCCTATTTGAAGCAGCTTTTAATTTAAATGCCAATGAACTAAAAGAGAATGTCAAACCTATATTGATATATGCTGTTTTTGGAGTGATCGTCGCTGTTTTTGTCACAGGGTTTCTACTTCAAGGTACATTTTCACTTTTTAGTACAGACGGTGTCATGCCGTTAATGGCTTGTCTGCTCTTTGGAGCCGTTATCTCTTCGACAGACCCCATCTCAGTCCTTGCTATATTTAAACAACTGGGTGTGCCAAAAAGACTTTCTTCGATCATCGAGGGTGAAAGCTTACTAAACGACGGTGTTTCAGTCGTCGTGTACGGCATTATCTTATCGGCAATAGTATCTCATAGTCATTTCAGCTTTATCTACGGACTCAAAGAGTTCATAGAAGTCGCATTTGGAGGAGCACTGATCGGTACCATTTTAGGACTTACTTTTTCAAGGATCACAGCCCTGATAGATGACCATCTTATAGAGATCACCCTGACTACGATCTTAACCTATCTTTCCTATATAACCGCCGAGTACTTCCATGCATCCGGTGTCATCTCTGTTATAGCTGCCGGTCTTATGGTAGGTACATATGGAACAAAGATAGGGATGAGTCCGACAACGAGAGTATCCGTAAAAGATTTTTGGGATTACATCGCATTTGTCATCAACTCTGTCGTATTTTTCATCATCGGATTAGAGGTCGGAATCGTCAATATCTTTACAAACTTTCACTATATCATCATAGCCATTCTCTCCGTTTTGATCGGCAGAACAGTATCGATACTTGTGTTGACCCAGATCGTAAACAGAATCGACAAAAAGATCGATTTTAAATGGCAGACTGTATTTGTATGGGGCGGTGTAAGAGGAGCTCTTGCCATGGCGCTGGCTCTTGCCATCCCTAAAGATTATGAGTTTAGAGACATCATCTTGATTATGACCTTCGGCGTCGTAGGGTTCTCTTTGATCGTGCAGGGTCTCTCTATCGGAAAACTGCTAAATATCCTTCACATTGGCGGAAGAGATAAGAACCTTGAAGAGTATGAGCTTGAAAAAGGCAGACTTATAGCAATTAACGGTGCGGCTCAGGAACTTGAAAGTATGTATAAGGATGCCTTGATATCGACTCATGTCTATCAGCTTCTATCGGACCATAATACAAAAGATATCGAAAAAGCAAAAGAGATCATCGAGGAGCTGGCAAAAGACCCGAATGTGAAAAACTATGAGTTTAAGACCTCTTTGAAAAGATTGCTTTTAAAACAAAAAGACTCCATCCAAGAGTCGATGAAGCATGGGATCATCTCCATACAAGTCGGAGAGAGATTAATCAACACCATCAATCAGGAGATCTTATATCTGGACTAA